A genomic region of Rheinheimera sp. MMS21-TC3 contains the following coding sequences:
- a CDS encoding L-cystine transporter, translated as MPVTASVAAYFMLAIFVGLLFAIYLFSKQHSKQKNTLSKRVLLGLVLGSAFGLLLQFLFAEQPQVINQVLSWVALVGKGYVGLLKMLIMPLVFIFMIAAVVKLEQQGSLGKISFISISILLFTTALSALVAIAVTYGFDLNINGLIAGTREAAQISTLQNKAANVADLSVPQMLLSFIPQNPFADLSNLRSSSIIAVVIFGVLVGIAARKVMLEQAELAEPIRNGVNALQAIVMSLVKMVIALTPYGVAGLMANVIAQSSGSDIVNLLAFIVASYVAIFLMFIVHGALLSLAGVSPTAYFKKIWPVLTFAFSSRSSAATIPLNINVQVNQLKVPSAIANLSASFGATIGQNGCAGIYPAMLAMMVAPSVGIDPMTFEFIASLVGIVVISSFGIAGVGGGATFAALVVLPTMGLPIEIVALLISIEPLIDMARTALNVSGAMTSGVITSKLMQPSQQEKNLESALKQQPLFANKEA; from the coding sequence ATGCCAGTTACAGCGTCAGTTGCTGCATATTTTATGTTAGCAATTTTTGTTGGCTTATTGTTCGCGATTTATTTATTTTCCAAACAACACTCGAAACAGAAAAACACCTTATCTAAACGAGTGCTTTTGGGTTTAGTGCTAGGCAGCGCCTTTGGCTTGCTGCTACAGTTTTTATTTGCCGAGCAACCGCAAGTAATTAACCAAGTTTTAAGCTGGGTTGCCCTAGTAGGCAAAGGCTATGTTGGCCTATTAAAAATGCTAATAATGCCGTTGGTGTTTATTTTCATGATTGCCGCTGTAGTCAAGCTAGAGCAGCAAGGCTCGTTAGGCAAAATTTCCTTTATCAGCATTTCTATTTTGCTTTTCACCACTGCCCTTTCAGCGTTAGTGGCTATTGCCGTAACTTATGGCTTTGACTTAAATATTAACGGCTTAATCGCAGGAACTCGTGAAGCCGCGCAAATAAGCACTTTACAAAATAAAGCCGCAAACGTGGCTGACTTATCTGTACCTCAGATGTTGCTAAGTTTTATTCCGCAAAACCCTTTTGCTGATTTAAGCAATCTGCGCTCTAGCTCAATTATAGCGGTGGTTATTTTTGGTGTGCTAGTGGGTATTGCCGCCCGTAAGGTAATGCTAGAACAAGCTGAACTAGCAGAACCTATCCGCAATGGTGTTAATGCCTTACAAGCCATTGTAATGAGTTTAGTTAAAATGGTTATTGCATTAACGCCTTATGGCGTTGCCGGCTTAATGGCAAACGTTATAGCGCAATCGAGCGGCAGTGATATTGTTAATTTACTTGCCTTTATTGTTGCCTCTTATGTGGCGATATTCTTAATGTTTATTGTTCATGGTGCCTTGCTAAGCTTAGCCGGTGTTAGCCCAACAGCTTATTTTAAAAAGATTTGGCCAGTATTAACCTTTGCCTTTAGCTCGCGCAGTTCAGCCGCCACTATACCGCTTAATATAAATGTGCAAGTTAATCAGCTAAAGGTGCCTTCTGCTATTGCGAATTTATCGGCGTCATTTGGTGCCACTATTGGCCAAAACGGCTGTGCCGGCATTTACCCCGCTATGCTAGCTATGATGGTGGCGCCTAGCGTGGGTATTGACCCTATGACATTCGAGTTTATTGCCTCTTTAGTTGGCATTGTGGTTATTAGCTCTTTTGGTATTGCCGGTGTCGGTGGTGGTGCTACTTTTGCCGCTTTAGTGGTGCTGCCTACAATGGGCCTACCCATAGAAATAGTGGCCTTGTTAATATCGATAGAGCCACTTATAGATATGGCCAGAACCGCATTAAACGTATCAGGTGCGATGACATCAGGCGTGATCACCAGCAAGCTAATGCAGCCATCTCAGCAAGAGAAAAACCTTGAAAGCGCGCTAAAACAACAGCCTCTTTTTGCCAATAAAGAGGCCTAA
- a CDS encoding T6SS amidase immunity protein Tai4 family protein: MKQIITLAISVYSLAACSAQADMAFKHKNDLKLYQHYALTSCVATAFTQGAIYQQAVTALNGYREFGAMPLEAYEALIAPMQLWLKKDYASHSGIQNNLMKCIDFAESDQVSKLYREHS; this comes from the coding sequence ATGAAGCAAATAATAACATTAGCAATATCAGTTTATAGTTTGGCTGCTTGTTCTGCTCAAGCTGATATGGCGTTCAAGCACAAGAATGATTTAAAGCTGTATCAACACTATGCACTGACTAGTTGTGTAGCCACAGCTTTTACACAAGGTGCCATCTATCAACAGGCTGTAACTGCTTTAAATGGCTACCGTGAGTTTGGTGCAATGCCGCTAGAAGCATATGAAGCATTAATTGCTCCGATGCAGCTATGGCTAAAGAAAGACTATGCCTCACACTCAGGAATACAGAACAACCTAATGAAATGCATTGATTTTGCAGAGTCCGATCAAGTAAGTAAACTTTATCGCGAGCACAGTTAA
- a CDS encoding LysR substrate-binding domain-containing protein: MTQNLISIEALVILDAIEYRGSYAAAAEQLNKVPSALSYVVQKLEEQLQVTLFQRQGRRAVLTPAGKHLLAEGRKILYAINALSEQTQTIANGWEPRIRIACDAIIDIQPVLQQINQFLTEHQNVEIDIQEQVMSGTWEVLIEDKVDLVIGAPGPVPNQKGIRAVKLTELASVLVAHKSHPLASINKTMQPSELSCYRSIIVHDSAKNEIPWSANIIEGSQHFFVSSVSQKVAAISAGIGIGYLPKYLIQNQLSSGELVIIELTEPRPTEDLYLAWKLTNKGKGLKRLTSLLLDKKFSLKGN, translated from the coding sequence ATGACTCAAAACCTTATTAGTATAGAAGCCTTAGTGATTTTAGACGCTATTGAGTATCGTGGTAGTTACGCTGCAGCCGCAGAGCAATTAAATAAAGTGCCGTCAGCGCTATCTTATGTGGTGCAAAAGTTAGAAGAGCAGCTGCAAGTCACCTTATTTCAACGCCAAGGTCGCCGTGCCGTGCTCACCCCTGCTGGCAAACATTTATTGGCCGAAGGCCGAAAAATTCTGTATGCCATTAACGCCCTGTCTGAACAAACCCAGACCATTGCTAATGGTTGGGAGCCACGAATTCGCATTGCCTGCGATGCCATAATTGATATACAGCCGGTGTTGCAACAGATAAACCAGTTTTTAACTGAGCATCAAAACGTAGAAATAGATATTCAAGAACAAGTAATGAGTGGAACTTGGGAGGTGTTAATAGAAGATAAGGTAGATTTAGTTATCGGCGCCCCTGGGCCTGTGCCTAACCAAAAAGGCATAAGGGCCGTTAAATTAACCGAGCTTGCTAGTGTTTTAGTTGCCCATAAATCGCACCCACTGGCTAGCATCAACAAAACTATGCAGCCAAGCGAGTTAAGCTGCTATAGAAGCATCATAGTGCATGACTCTGCAAAAAATGAAATTCCCTGGTCAGCTAATATTATCGAAGGCAGCCAGCATTTTTTTGTTAGCTCTGTCAGCCAGAAAGTTGCCGCTATTAGCGCCGGTATTGGTATTGGCTATCTACCAAAGTATTTAATTCAAAATCAGCTAAGCTCGGGCGAGCTGGTGATAATAGAACTCACTGAGCCAAGACCAACGGAAGATCTATATCTCGCTTGGAAACTAACCAATAAAGGCAAGGGCTTAAAACGATTAACCTCGCTATTATTAGATAAAAAATTTAGCCTAAAAGGAAATTAG
- a CDS encoding DoxX family protein: protein MKNIINTITKTEQSVAALPLRLVAGILFVAHGAQKLFAWFGGYGLEGTGQWMESIGLAPGFLMALMAGSAEFFGGLLLIIGFLTRPTSFVLAITMIVAIFTVHINNGLFMSNNGYEFGLSLLAITVALLVQGGGKFSVDNQIQHALNTSK from the coding sequence ATGAAGAACATTATCAATACAATCACAAAAACTGAACAGTCTGTAGCAGCCTTACCATTACGACTTGTTGCAGGTATTTTATTCGTTGCCCATGGTGCCCAAAAACTCTTTGCTTGGTTTGGTGGCTATGGTCTTGAAGGTACTGGCCAATGGATGGAATCAATAGGCTTAGCGCCAGGTTTTTTAATGGCATTAATGGCAGGTAGTGCAGAGTTTTTTGGTGGCTTACTATTAATTATTGGTTTTTTAACTAGACCAACCAGTTTTGTGCTAGCCATTACCATGATTGTTGCTATCTTTACGGTGCATATTAATAATGGCTTATTTATGAGCAACAACGGTTATGAGTTTGGTTTATCACTATTAGCTATTACTGTTGCTTTATTAGTGCAAGGTGGTGGTAAATTCTCTGTAGATAACCAAATTCAGCATGCTTTAAATACAAGTAAATAA
- a CDS encoding glutathione S-transferase family protein, whose translation MGLIVNGKWVNEWYDTKKSDGKFVRQASVFKNQISAEANSKFTPEAGRYHLYISLACPWAHRTMIFRKLKQLEDVISYSVVKPEMLDKGWEFGADGDPLYHLDYAYQLYLKADPSYEGRVTVPILWDKKTQTIVNNESVDIIRMFNSAFNELTGNNDDYYPAALQAEIDQVNARIYDTVNNGVYKAGFATLQSAYNEAYLALFDSLDWLEQRLSKQRYLVGEQITEADWRLFTTLIRFDAVYHGHFKCNRQKLSEFHNLRNYVNELYQVPGIKETVDLEYTKIHYYASHTSINPTQIVPLGCDQHFDAPHDRDRQYN comes from the coding sequence ATGGGCTTAATAGTAAACGGTAAATGGGTTAACGAATGGTACGACACCAAAAAGAGCGACGGTAAGTTTGTACGCCAAGCTAGTGTATTTAAAAATCAAATTTCAGCAGAGGCTAATAGCAAGTTTACGCCAGAAGCGGGGCGTTACCATCTGTATATATCTTTAGCTTGTCCTTGGGCGCATCGTACTATGATATTTCGCAAGCTAAAGCAACTTGAAGACGTCATTTCTTATAGTGTAGTAAAGCCAGAGATGTTAGATAAGGGCTGGGAGTTTGGCGCTGATGGCGATCCTCTCTACCATTTAGATTATGCTTATCAATTGTATTTAAAAGCCGACCCTAGCTACGAGGGGCGAGTGACAGTGCCTATTTTGTGGGATAAAAAAACACAAACTATCGTGAATAACGAATCTGTTGATATTATTCGCATGTTTAATAGCGCCTTTAATGAATTAACCGGCAATAACGACGATTATTATCCAGCTGCACTGCAAGCTGAAATTGACCAGGTGAATGCACGTATTTACGATACGGTAAATAATGGCGTATATAAAGCCGGTTTCGCCACCTTACAAAGTGCCTATAATGAAGCCTACCTAGCCTTGTTCGATAGCTTAGATTGGTTAGAGCAGCGCTTATCTAAGCAACGTTATTTAGTTGGTGAGCAAATTACAGAAGCCGATTGGCGCTTATTTACCACTCTTATTCGCTTCGATGCTGTTTATCATGGTCATTTTAAATGTAATAGACAAAAACTTAGCGAGTTTCATAACCTAAGAAACTATGTAAACGAGCTATACCAAGTGCCTGGCATTAAAGAAACCGTGGATTTGGAATACACAAAAATTCATTACTACGCCAGCCATACCAGCATTAACCCAACCCAAATAGTGCCCCTAGGCTGTGATCAGCACTTCGACGCCCCACACGATCGTGATCGGCAATATAATTAA
- the dcm gene encoding DNA (cytosine-5-)-methyltransferase, with protein MQQNLKIDSIADFIKSVRTKLNLDKAELGHLINLNGAAVDTITAWEDGEKKPTRSKLKALEELEATLESYRKKAPFAYDESIQPKFKFIDLFAGVGGIRLPFQQLGGKCVFTSEIDKFAQKTYLANFGEMPSGDITKIDELNIPDHDILLAGFPCQAFSQAGLKQGFSDTRGTMFFEIQRILTKKRPKAFLLENVKQLQGHDKGRTLKTILEILRGEHKQEIPQDIPMNDKSRAALEQKLNYWVDVRVLRAGDFGVPQNRERVFIVGFDKDYFGPKVNFEDLYDWPIPPMSPTKVADILEDLSSIPAEEDKFTISDKLWEGHQKRKLEHQNKGNGFGYSLFNADSEYTNTISARYYKDGSEILIDQSNLNKNPRKLTPRECARLQGFPEQFIVDAVSQGQIYKQFGNSVCVKVIEAVAESIFNTITKAESQRALRVLC; from the coding sequence GTGCAACAAAATTTAAAAATAGATTCAATTGCTGATTTCATAAAATCAGTGAGAACTAAACTTAATTTAGATAAAGCTGAATTAGGGCATCTAATAAATTTGAATGGCGCTGCCGTTGACACGATAACTGCTTGGGAGGACGGTGAAAAAAAGCCAACTAGATCTAAACTGAAAGCGCTCGAAGAACTGGAAGCCACACTAGAATCATATCGAAAAAAAGCACCATTCGCTTATGATGAATCTATCCAGCCTAAGTTTAAGTTTATTGACCTATTTGCTGGAGTAGGTGGCATAAGGCTACCGTTCCAACAACTTGGTGGGAAATGTGTTTTTACTTCTGAAATAGATAAGTTTGCACAAAAAACTTACTTAGCGAATTTTGGAGAAATGCCTAGTGGCGATATTACAAAAATTGATGAATTGAATATACCTGACCACGATATTTTGTTAGCTGGATTTCCATGCCAAGCATTTTCACAAGCAGGATTAAAGCAGGGGTTTAGTGACACCCGTGGTACAATGTTTTTTGAAATCCAAAGAATTTTAACAAAAAAACGTCCTAAAGCTTTTCTGTTAGAAAACGTAAAGCAGCTACAAGGCCACGATAAAGGCCGCACATTAAAAACAATTCTGGAAATCTTGCGCGGTGAGCATAAGCAAGAAATCCCTCAAGATATTCCTATGAATGACAAGTCACGTGCAGCACTTGAACAGAAATTAAATTATTGGGTTGATGTACGCGTCTTAAGAGCCGGTGATTTTGGGGTTCCGCAAAATAGAGAAAGAGTGTTTATTGTGGGTTTTGATAAAGACTACTTTGGCCCAAAAGTTAATTTCGAAGATTTGTATGATTGGCCTATTCCACCAATGTCACCTACTAAAGTTGCAGATATTTTAGAAGATTTATCAAGTATTCCAGCAGAAGAAGATAAATTTACTATTTCAGATAAATTATGGGAAGGTCACCAAAAACGAAAATTAGAGCACCAGAACAAAGGGAATGGCTTTGGTTACTCTCTATTTAACGCAGATAGCGAATATACAAATACTATTAGTGCTCGATATTACAAAGATGGTTCTGAAATTCTTATTGATCAATCTAACTTAAATAAAAATCCAAGAAAACTTACACCAAGAGAGTGCGCAAGGCTTCAAGGATTTCCAGAGCAATTTATAGTTGATGCTGTTTCTCAGGGGCAAATTTACAAGCAATTTGGGAATTCAGTATGCGTAAAAGTGATTGAAGCTGTAGCTGAAAGTATTTTTAATACAATCACTAAAGCTGAATCCCAGAGGGCGCTCAGAGTTCTATGTTAA
- a CDS encoding LlaMI family restriction endonuclease: MDVNKKTIIERFRANVKGRKNGAGGNVRHDGRDGYWLEQQMGILNNGNNAPDLLGYEMKNVTTSGKTTFGDWSPDKSLWGRQRVDPSIPKLDKDSEFLEWFGTPNPAKNNRKSWSGAVVPKIGAFNQYGQRLEITANEDIQAVYSFQHDQRHDKNQLIPHYLQKRVVLGQWSKNVIKNKLERKFNNKGWFKCLKDCNGYYNEIVFGAPINYSTWLPLVRTGVVYFDCGMYQTNPRPYSQWRANNIYWDSLIIDRY, encoded by the coding sequence ATGGATGTAAATAAAAAAACTATTATAGAACGTTTTCGGGCTAACGTTAAAGGAAGAAAAAACGGAGCTGGGGGGAATGTTAGGCATGACGGTAGAGATGGCTATTGGTTAGAGCAGCAGATGGGAATACTTAATAACGGTAACAATGCCCCAGACTTGTTAGGTTACGAAATGAAAAACGTTACAACTTCTGGTAAGACAACTTTCGGCGATTGGTCACCCGATAAATCTTTGTGGGGACGGCAGAGAGTGGATCCAAGTATTCCAAAGTTAGACAAAGATAGTGAATTTCTTGAATGGTTTGGAACACCAAATCCAGCCAAGAATAATAGAAAGTCTTGGTCAGGTGCAGTGGTACCTAAAATTGGCGCTTTTAATCAATATGGCCAAAGGTTAGAAATAACAGCTAACGAAGATATTCAAGCTGTTTATTCTTTTCAACATGATCAAAGGCATGATAAAAATCAGCTAATACCACATTACCTTCAGAAAAGAGTTGTGTTAGGGCAGTGGTCTAAAAATGTTATTAAAAATAAGTTAGAGCGTAAATTTAATAATAAAGGTTGGTTTAAATGCTTAAAAGATTGCAATGGGTATTACAATGAAATAGTTTTTGGAGCACCAATTAATTATTCAACATGGCTTCCTTTGGTTAGAACTGGTGTAGTTTATTTTGACTGTGGTATGTATCAGACTAACCCGCGACCTTATTCTCAATGGCGTGCTAATAACATTTATTGGGATTCGTTAATTATAGATAGGTATTAA
- the istB gene encoding IS21-like element helper ATPase IstB — protein sequence MNLQLSRISALSAELQLAGIDTNACDLAQQAAKEEWDYLSFLEQALLCEKRSRHQRKQHMFTRMAGFPGNKTLEGFDFSFATGVPKKQVTELASLSFIERQENVVMLGPSGVGKTHIAIALGYKAVQAGIKTRFISASDLILQLATAQRQENYKQVMQRSVIAPRLLIIDEIGYLPFNAHEAKLLFDVIAKRYEKGSVILTSNLPFGQWGQVFANDTALTSAMLDRVLHHSHILQIKGDSYRIKEKKQAGLMDKPKE from the coding sequence ATGAACCTACAATTATCGCGAATTAGTGCGCTTAGTGCAGAGTTACAACTCGCCGGCATTGATACTAATGCCTGTGATTTAGCTCAGCAAGCCGCCAAAGAAGAGTGGGATTATCTGAGCTTTTTAGAGCAAGCGCTTTTATGTGAAAAGCGCTCACGCCATCAACGCAAACAACATATGTTTACTCGAATGGCCGGTTTTCCTGGAAACAAAACATTAGAGGGCTTTGATTTTAGCTTCGCCACCGGTGTACCTAAAAAACAGGTAACAGAATTAGCCTCGCTGTCCTTTATTGAACGACAAGAGAACGTTGTCATGCTGGGGCCATCAGGCGTTGGCAAAACGCATATCGCCATTGCCTTGGGTTATAAAGCCGTACAAGCTGGTATCAAAACCCGCTTTATCAGTGCATCAGATTTAATCCTGCAACTTGCCACAGCACAGCGGCAAGAAAACTATAAGCAGGTTATGCAGCGCTCAGTCATTGCGCCAAGATTGCTTATTATCGATGAAATCGGTTATCTGCCGTTCAATGCACATGAAGCTAAATTGCTGTTTGATGTGATAGCAAAACGCTATGAAAAAGGCTCAGTAATATTAACAAGCAACTTACCCTTTGGTCAGTGGGGACAAGTGTTTGCAAATGACACTGCGCTTACATCAGCCATGTTAGACAGAGTTTTACATCACTCTCATATCTTACAAATTAAAGGAGATAGTTACCGAATTAAGGAAAAGAAACAAGCCGGATTAATGGATAAACCCAAGGAGTAG
- the istA gene encoding IS21 family transposase, with product MITKEELMKIQILHQQGLSQRAIAKQLGISRNTVKRYLRAALDTPVYTARAKGRSLLEPYKSFLHSRITQAKPVHLSGEVLFREVKELGYTGSLSLLRQYLYQYRGKPIPEPVVRFETEVGKQMQVDWGQMRGGKQPIHAFIAVLGFSRAMMVVFTDNMRYDTLEHCHRLTFDYFQGIPREVWYDNMKTVVVERNAYGEGQHKLNQAFYQFAKSMGFIPKLCHTYRPQTKGKVERMVRYVRDNFFRPFNTKLMALGQTLDVQSANEEVVIWLETVAHQRIHDTTKQKPAERLIEERKVLQALPPLILPLVASLDTSVPLPSLRVFNQQPLHHDLSVYDQLMEAI from the coding sequence TTGATCACAAAAGAAGAGCTCATGAAAATTCAGATTTTGCACCAACAAGGCCTGTCCCAACGTGCTATTGCTAAACAACTTGGCATCTCGCGTAACACGGTTAAGCGCTACCTTCGAGCCGCATTAGATACGCCCGTTTACACAGCGCGAGCTAAAGGCCGTTCATTGCTTGAACCCTATAAATCATTCTTACATTCGCGTATTACGCAAGCTAAACCGGTACACCTTTCTGGTGAAGTATTATTTCGTGAAGTCAAAGAACTCGGTTATACCGGTAGTTTGTCTTTATTGAGACAATATTTATATCAATACCGTGGTAAGCCCATACCAGAGCCGGTTGTGCGGTTTGAAACCGAAGTCGGTAAACAAATGCAGGTAGACTGGGGGCAAATGCGAGGTGGCAAGCAGCCCATTCATGCGTTTATCGCCGTTTTAGGCTTTAGTCGTGCGATGATGGTGGTCTTCACCGATAACATGCGCTACGACACACTTGAACATTGTCATCGCTTAACATTTGACTACTTCCAAGGTATTCCCCGCGAAGTATGGTACGACAATATGAAAACGGTTGTCGTTGAGCGCAATGCCTATGGAGAAGGCCAGCACAAGCTTAATCAGGCATTTTATCAGTTTGCTAAAAGCATGGGGTTTATTCCCAAACTGTGCCATACCTACCGACCACAAACCAAGGGCAAAGTTGAACGAATGGTACGTTATGTCCGTGATAACTTTTTTAGGCCGTTCAATACAAAGTTAATGGCATTAGGGCAAACATTAGATGTGCAGAGTGCGAATGAAGAGGTTGTGATATGGCTTGAAACGGTGGCGCATCAGCGTATTCATGACACCACTAAACAAAAACCTGCTGAGCGGCTCATTGAAGAGCGCAAGGTATTACAGGCGTTACCGCCGTTAATATTACCCCTTGTTGCTTCACTGGATACGAGCGTCCCCTTGCCATCACTAAGGGTATTTAATCAGCAACCACTACATCATGACCTTAGTGTTTATGACCAGCTGATGGAGGCCATATGA